TATTTCCCTACATTTAGTAAGATTATGTACATATGATGATTAGGAGGCGTTAACATGGCACAAATTACATTTAAAAAGGGTCCAGTAACACTAATAGGTAACGAAGTAAAGGTTGGAGACCAAGCACCGGATTTCACAGTATTAGCAAATGATTTATCACCTGTTTCTTTAAAAGATTCAGAAGGTAAAATTCGCTTGTTTAGCGTAGTCCCATCATTAGATACAGGTGTATGTGATGCACAAACGCGCCGTTTTAATGAGGAAGCTGCAAATTTAGGCGATGATGTAGTAATTTATACAGTATCAGTTGACCTGCCATTTGCACAAAAACGTTGGTGCGGAGCTGCAGGAATTGATGCTGTTCAAACAGTTTCAGATCATCGTGACCTGTCATTTGGTGAAGCATATGGCGTATATATTAAAGAATTACGCCTTCTAGCACGTGCTGTTTTTGTGGTAGATGCAACTGGCAAAGTGACTTATGTCGAGTATGTACCTGAAGCTACAGATCATCCAAACTATGAAGCAGCAATTGCAGCAGTGAAAGCACTAGCATAATTTGCTTCTTTTAGGCTAAGATAATACTAGACAAAAGGGCTGTGACAGGTTTTGTCACGGCTCTTTTCTGCGTGAAAGGAAGTTATATATGGAAAAAATTGAAAAACTATTTGGGATGCTGAATGAGCATGCAGAAAAAATAGAAAAAGAGCAAGATGCGACATTGCTTGAAGGTGTGCTTGATGGACTAGAAGCATGGCTTGATGGAGAAGTAGATTTCTCCCAACAAGGAGCAACGAAAGAAGATGTGCGTAAATCTATTCAAATTGCGATTTTAAAAGGGATGCGTAAAGGTTCCCAGCCAAATCATCAAATGACGCCAGATACGCTTGGTTTATTAGTTGGTTATTTTGTTGAACAAATTTTTGCGGATCGATTAGAGAAAGAAAAGCTGACAATCATGGACCCAGCAGTGGGAACAGGTAATTTATTGTTAACAGTTATGAATTTACTTGATGGAAAATTAGAAGCATCAGGTGTGGAGGTAGATGAATTACTGATCCAATTAGCTGCATCAACAGCAGATTTAACAGAGCAACCAGTTTCTTTATATCGCCAAGATGCGTTGCAAGACTTATTGGTGGATCCTGTAGATGCGATTGTTTGTGATTTACCAGTCGGATACTATCCGAATGAGGAAGTAGCACTAGATTATGAGCTTTGTGCTTCTGAAGGCATGAGCTATGCTCATCATTTATTTATTGAGCAGTCTATCAATTATACGAAAGACGGAGGCTATTTATTTTTCTTAGCGCCAACACATCTTTTTGAATCAGAACAGTCGAAACAACTGCATAAGTATATCCAAAAGCATGCTTGGATTCAAGCGATTATTCAATTGCCAGAAACAATGTTTGCCAATAAAGC
This genomic interval from Lysinibacillus sphaericus contains the following:
- a CDS encoding class I SAM-dependent methyltransferase, which produces MEKIEKLFGMLNEHAEKIEKEQDATLLEGVLDGLEAWLDGEVDFSQQGATKEDVRKSIQIAILKGMRKGSQPNHQMTPDTLGLLVGYFVEQIFADRLEKEKLTIMDPAVGTGNLLLTVMNLLDGKLEASGVEVDELLIQLAASTADLTEQPVSLYRQDALQDLLVDPVDAIVCDLPVGYYPNEEVALDYELCASEGMSYAHHLFIEQSINYTKDGGYLFFLAPTHLFESEQSKQLHKYIQKHAWIQAIIQLPETMFANKALEKSIVILQKQGEAFKAPKEVLLAKVPNMQNKQALALFFEKVKMWQEGK
- the tpx gene encoding thiol peroxidase encodes the protein MAQITFKKGPVTLIGNEVKVGDQAPDFTVLANDLSPVSLKDSEGKIRLFSVVPSLDTGVCDAQTRRFNEEAANLGDDVVIYTVSVDLPFAQKRWCGAAGIDAVQTVSDHRDLSFGEAYGVYIKELRLLARAVFVVDATGKVTYVEYVPEATDHPNYEAAIAAVKALA